The genomic segment gcactcactggatcggttcgcaaccgagtgtgaagcggttgggatgaggatcagcacctctaaatcggaggccatggttctcagcaggaaaccgatggaatgccttctccaggtagggaatgagtccttaccccaagtgaaggagttcaagtaccttggggttttgttcgcgagtgaggggacaatggagcgggagattggtcggagaatcgggcgcaccgggtgcggtattgcattcaatctatcgcaccgttgtgacgaaaagagagctgagccagaaggcaaagctctcgatctaccggtcagttttcgttcctaccctcacctatggtcatgaaggctgggtcatgaccgaaagaacgagatccagggtacaagcggcgaaatgggtttcctcaggagggtggctggcgtctcccttagagatagggtgagaagctcagtcatccgtgaggagctcggagtagagccgctgctcctttgcgtcgaaaggagccagttgaggtggttcgggcatctggtaaggatgccccctgggcgcctccctagggaggtgttccaggcacgtccagctgggaggaggcctcggggaagacccaggactaggtggagggattatatctccaacctggcctggggaactcgggatccccagtcggagctggttaatgttgctcgggaaagggaagtttggggttccctgctggagctgctccccccgcgacccgacaccggataagcggacgaagatggatggatggatggatggaaagccAGAAAGGTCcggttttagttttagtttgtcttttctgttcttagtgctatagtgtaataattagattctctttagtgtgttttcacatttgtgtgatgaaggatttATGCTATTTTGAATAGGCctatttattctatattttatttgtatattattcttaatattttatattactgttgctctctgctcttgttaaatttttttatatatctgatTGCATATATTCTTGGcacatttatatgtatatattattataacaacataagtgaaagagaaaattatatttcgcaattgcacaaatccttcagtagaacatttgaaaaacacacttaagaaaatccagttatttaactattgcaattatcagaatcagaatcagaatcagaatcatcTTTATTTGCCAGGTATGAGGACACACACAAGGAATTTTGCTTTGGATTATACAATGCTCACAATGTGCTTActgatacaaaacaaacaacaaaaacaaacaataattgCAACAGGAAACACTTTTTAAGCTGCACAATCTCTACCTCCAACATTGCCAAAAGACAATTAACACAATTCTGCACAAAATATGACAGTATAAGTTATCTGaacttaaataaatatacactatatatatctatctatatatatatatatatatatatatatatatatatatatatatatatatatatatatttatttatttatttttttggaggGGAGGTGTCTCGCCCTGGGcgtaattcaatgtagaactgCCACTGATTGCTCAAATGCTTTATGCACATTACTCCCAATGAGAAGTCCAACATCTGCATTAATGGTTGACAGTCTGACTTCACTGAGGTAGGGCATATCCTCTTGTGATGGAAAATTCTTCTGTGATACTGGAATGCTTTTCTGAGACTTTAGGCAAGTCAATGAAGTTGTTGGTGTTGAGCCCACTAACTTCCAAGTCTGTAAGCAGATAGCTTTCCACGTGATGCTTAGGGCTCATGGTTTTCAGCTCAAGTTGATTGTGTCTACCCTGTAGGTTTAGCTGCCTTGCAAATGAATCAGTGCAAAAATGTTGCAGCGCTACCTCCATGAATGCGTAGGTCTCCACAATGTTGCTGCCTTTCTTTGACTTCACTAAGACCGGCACAATAGAGAGAATGCAGTCATCTCTGGCCCCAGTATAAGTACTTGTTTCACTGACAGCAACTGAAGATCTTGAAGCTGTTGGGTGTATGATAGCTCAATCCTGCACCTTTTCCTTTGTTGCTTTTCCAAAGGTAGAGCTTTCTTGTTTTGCAAATTGCAACAAGATTTGATATTTCTGAGCACAAACATGGCATTTCATCCTCTTTTTACACTCTTTGCTTACATGCCCTTTAACTAAGCATCCAAAGAGAAAATGTTCTCCTTGTGTGGACTTCCTTTATCTTTTCACATTCCTGTGGTTTCTTTCACAGAACAAGCATAGTTTGCTGAAAGCACTGTTGGGATGTGTAGttataacttttgtttttggtaCGTTGACTTCCTCGGTTCTAACTGGAGTAGCATTAGTGGCAAAGCtatttcccttttttccttCTGTCTTTGTTCGTTGCTTGAAGTCGAGTTTTCCTTTGTCCTTTTTTCGGCTGCTGTAACCTAAAGAAGGTCTCCAAACAGTGGATCCATAGTGACTTTAGCTTGCTTGTCTACAAAATTTGACAAGGTCAGCAAACTTCGCTCTGCTCCCTCTACTCTCGTGTATCTCATACACTTACCAGATCCGTTGGTTCACCCATTGTGTATTGCTCCAGGAAGTGTAATTTATCTGAATCACATTCAGCTCTGAAGTTGATGGTTTGTTCAAAggcctttaaaaaaagatcAGAATTCCAGTGTATCACCATGGAAAACGGGAATGTCTCTTTGTGGCAGGTGAGACTGCTTTTTACAAGCAGCTCTGTGATATCAGTTTGTCGTTTTATCACTCTGCACAGCTCCTTTGGGTCATTATCCTTTTGCAATGGCTCTGAAGCAGGTGCAGAGGTTGGTCTCTCCACTCAACACGTACCTTGGGTTTAGCTCCAAGTGAATTGGTTAAAGGCAATGTATTATCTTGTTATTTCAGCTTAGGTGTTGAGGCCCCACTTTTGCCTTCATCATCGTCCTGTACAATTGCATTTGACGTAGCAATGTAAACCTGTTGTGAAGGAGATTCATCTTCTGCATAAACTTTAATTCTTGCAGTAGAAGCGGCCAACTCTGTTTCAATCTCCAACTGTTCTTTGTCAGCCACTAACTTGGCTTCTTTCAGTGCCTGTGCCTGCTTTTCCTTTAACACTGCTGCCTTTGCAACAAGAGCTGCTCTATTGGCATCCTCTCTCAGTCGTGCTGAAGTAGTAGCCGATACAAATGATTTCACACTGCCAGAACGACCAGATGACCTTCCAGATCTTTGTTTTACAGACACATTTGAGACACCATAGAagttacttctttttttatgcaGTTTTGTTTCTTTAATCCATTTCTCGGTTCTGTTCATCAAATCTTTACAGTTCGATACCTTGGGCTCAAACCAGTATGTTTGGTCGGTCTCATGTTCTTCTTTCAGATAAAGTTTTACTGACTCATTAAGTTCAGTAAATTcctcatacatttttttgtaaagcTTTATCTCATTTTGTTCAATTTGTGTCAAATTAGCATCATTTTCTATTAAGGCGCTCAATTTGGTAGGACTTTACAGTTAACAATATTAACTTGGCTCTATAAAGGTAACAGGTGAATCATAGTGATGGAGAAATATCTCCCAGATTGCATCGATGTGGGTCTACCAACGTCACTGTGACACACATCTGATGCACGTTGTGCTCTTCCACTCACAAACTCATAGTTCGTGGAAGTTATAGTCACCTAATTATATATTACTAAGGctaggaagaaagaaagagagagagagagagagagagagagagagagagagagagagagagtggtggattGCGCAACAAGTCAGAAGTGTTCCCCTCCACCGTGGTGCATATCTTTAAGGTGACTGGTATCCTGCAACGAGTCAGGGCGAGCCCTGCAGACTCTGTGATGAAATTAAAAATGCGTAAAAAAGAAATTTTACTGTGACAGTCAGTGAGGAGACACGTGCCGTGGAGTGCGGAGCATCATAAATACTGTGTCAACCTGTGGACTTTCACATGCTCTCCGCAGCTCTGCACATGAGTAGTTCAAGGACGCTCCCTAGTTTCTGATGCCAACAAATTTAACTCCGAGCTTCCACCCGCAGAGAATCGTCATGTTGGATACGTTTGGGCCGCAGAGCTCCGGTGTGCCAGTCTCTAGCGCGGACCTCCAGCTCAAACTGACGGACATCAAGAGCAGCCTGGCCGCAGCAGAGATGGGGATGAAAGACGGCACAGGGAAGAATCTCATAGAAATAACAGGTCCGGCTTTATCCAAAAGAAAACTTCTGGTCGGCCTAGATCTCCTCTGCCTCATCCTGGGTAAATATCAAAATATACAGCAACAATACTTCACATCTGTTATTGCACTTGTTGAATGCATTGCTGTGTAGGTAGGCGAGAACTTTATGTACTTAAGTAAACCGTGGGGTGAACTCGATATAACAAAGTCACCTGTGCAATACTATTAATCCCAACAAAATGGAGCCATTATAACATATCTTTAAATTAATAATTGCTTAGTGTGAGGTGCTGATATTGCTCAATATTGAGGCCATGTGGTGTACGACTATTGTTTGCACTGGACTGCATTATATCCTTAGGcgtttctgttattttgtccaaaCACAGTAGGGTAAGGTGAGTAGGTCatagcctacttacagtaattaattaatcatgtATGCATTTTTAGAGCTGAAACGAACAGTTGAATAATCAATTGAATTTTCTCCAGCTTCTCAATTATGAGGATTTGCCGCTCTATTGTCTAATGTGACTATAAATGTGAATATCTTTAGCCTTGACTTGtgggttggacaaaacaagaaatctGATCTGATCATTGTGGGGtgttatgacattttattaatCAAATAAATCAAGCAATAAAACTAATAAGTTTGATATCTGTTCAGACAATAGACAATATATTTTAACTTTGAGTACTACAGATGAATTcccttaaaaaaatgtattccttCCTACTAAGTGTAGCTCTGGTAAGGGTGGACTTCAACCATGTTGAGTTCTGTTCCTCATTGTTTCCGTCCCTTTTTAATTTAATCAACAAAGGCAGTCAGTGGCTACATTTAGGCATGGTGATCACGCATGTGGGCCTGCAGAATATGAGCAACTTaacaccaaaaaaaagtttttcaagttctctctccatctccattTATTCttggctctctttttttttactcatgcACACTCTTGAGCGCTCCATGCCAGCTGGTTTGTGCTTTGCCCAGGGAATTCTACAGTTTCCATGACAACCTCCAGTTCTCAGGGTAGAGCCGGGCCAGGGGGAATTGTATttgttataaataaatatatgtacgatctactgtgtgtgtgtgtgtgtgtgtgtgtgtgtgtgtgtgtgtgtgtgtgtgtgtgtgtgtgtgtgtgtgtgtgtgtgtgtgtgtgtgtgtgtgtgtgcgcgcattactgtaattgttgttcCCTCCCATGGTCCCTATGTATGACCACAGTAGGTTATATAATGTCGGCTAATTGGAAAAAGCTGGACGGAGAGGTAGTCTGTATAACAACAGATTGGAGCCAGGGGGAAGGACAccgagagacaaacagagattGTGTGAGGCTGAATCTGGCTCTGGTCTGAGCAGCATTTGCTCTTTGTTTTCTAGGGAAGAGTTCTGAACTGAAGTCACAAacaacctcccctttctcttccCATCAACAgaaatgcaaatacacacacacatacacacacgcgcactcacacacacacacacacacaattcaagcTGGGTAAATCTGGGTATTTCCAGGGAATATTCTAcctttttttcctgtaaaactATTCCTCGTTTGACATCTCTCTGTGTCAGATTACCCTTCTCGTTTTAATATAGCCTTAAATTTCTGTTacctcctcttttctttttcattttagaCCGTATTACTTCTATCTGTGATTACATACTTAATGTGTGGTGTGTGACAGGGATGAAGATGAAGAGTCTAGGGGGTCATATCTGCACTGGTGCTGGGTATCGAACATCAATTCATTTGGGAGTAATGATAAGACTATCAAAGCTGTCACGTATTGAAAACAACTTGTACTCTTCTTTATTTGATCAGATTTAAATCGCAAAGTTCTTGCATTGCTGCTTGTGTTTAAGCAACATTATACATTCAAGGGGTTTGGCTTCTTTTGTTAAACGATTGTTGTTCAGCCATGCATTATTTTGAGCTAAAATGCTTACATTGCTCAAAATGACATAGTGTTACCATACTGATGTTTAACAGTTAATTCTCCTTTGTCCCATCTCAGTTTAGCATGTATGCTAGTTAGCACTAGTAACAAAGtatagctgaggctgatgggaatggtGTTGGTATTGCAGTTATTTGGTCCATAAACCAAAGTTTTTGGCAAATTAAATGTTGACCTCATGATTGTGCTAGATGAAAGGTCCGTGGATCGCCATAGTCAGTAGGATACTTCCTCTGGTGAATGTTCGCTGAACCATTattggcaatccatccaatagttgctgagatatttcagtcttttTATCGTCTAGTTTTGTTCCTCTTTTCTCTTCCCACGAATCATCTCCACTTTCCCATCACAAAGAGGAATGTCTATACTCCCACTGGGGTCTGTTGGGATATCAAATAATCCTCCCttttcctccttctcctcctcctcctcctcctcctcctcctcctcctcctgtgcaGCTTCCATTCCTTTCTTTGCATGTGAGCTGAAGGCAGTGAGTCCTTACAGAAGGGGCTTCATGTGTGGGGACCCCAGCATCACCTATCCTTATCTGCACCGAGAGGCCATCCCAGACGAATTACTCATCACCGGTGGCATCATCATCACCGGCCTCACTGTGAGTGCTCATCATCCTGATCATCCCTGTGTCATGGCagtccattatttattttatacaatgTGAGGATAATGTACTACAATGGTTCTGACTAAGTGTCCACCTCCAGATCGCCCTCGGGGAGTGTTATCGAGTTCGTTTCAGAGGCGTCAGCTCCAAGGCCTTTGTCAGGAACCTGTATGTGTCCTGTCTGTACAAGGAGCTGGGCTGCTTCCTGTTCGGCTGCTGTGTCGGCCAGTCACTGACCAACATGGCCAAGCTGAGTGTTGGGAGGCTGCGACCGCATTTCCTGTCTGTGTGCGGTGTCACCTATGCGTCGCTTAACTGCACACCTGGAACCTACATTTCAACAGTGATCTGCCGCCATCCTGACCACCGGTTAGAAGACGAGGCCaggtgcgtgcgcgtgtgttttatgtttatgCACATGTGTAATGTATAATGCGTTTGTTCTGTGTTATTCTAAATACTTCTCAAATTTTTTAGGAAGTCCTTCTTCTCTGGCCACGCTTCCTTTGCGATGTACACAATGCTCTATTTAGCAGTGAGTATatatatctgtctatctatctatctatctatctatctatccatctatctatctatatatctatctatctatctatctatctatctatctatctatctgttgctctatctttcatacattttctcccacacatacacactcaaacactggcaaacacaaTTTAGTGTCTCTCCAATTTCCAATTACCATCTCTATAAAATGTAAAGAGAGAATGAATAAAACAGGGAGCCATCATCAGTCCAGTTAGCAGCAGAAAGCGagggaataaaaaagaagagggagaaagagaacgACTAAAAAGGAGAAATGGGACAAACAGAGACAGCTTTGTTCTGCTGTGGGAGGAGTGTGACCTCGCCTCACCGCCTCACTGCTCTcctccattgtgtgtgtgtgtgtgtgtctgtgtgtgtgtgtgtgtgtgtgtgtgtgtgtgtgtgtgtgagagcgagCTCCTGCAtttatatgtttgtttatggtaGCTTATGTGTGTCCCCGTGCAAGTGCCTGCATATGTGCGCATACAGCATATTAATGTATGTGTgccatcttgtgtgtgtgtgaaatcttGGCTTGCTTGTGAAAACTGGTAAAAAGGGAAGATGAAAAACAAGGCCTATCCAATGCACCAACAAGACTGTTTATCTTTCTTTTCACCTTAGCCTGAGATCTTAGAAGCT from the Perca flavescens isolate YP-PL-M2 chromosome 2, PFLA_1.0, whole genome shotgun sequence genome contains:
- the LOC114572321 gene encoding phospholipid phosphatase 3, with product MPTNLTPSFHPQRIVMLDTFGPQSSGVPVSSADLQLKLTDIKSSLAAAEMGMKDGTGKNLIEITGPALSKRKLLVGLDLLCLILASIPFFACELKAVSPYRRGFMCGDPSITYPYLHREAIPDELLITGGIIITGLTIALGECYRVRFRGVSSKAFVRNLYVSCLYKELGCFLFGCCVGQSLTNMAKLSVGRLRPHFLSVCGVTYASLNCTPGTYISTVICRHPDHRLEDEARKSFFSGHASFAMYTMLYLAFYLQARLTWRGARLLRPALQFFLVLLAVYTGLTRISDYRHHPSDVLTGYLQGALTAYWVAFHISSMFKSESSLDLSPTETLDSPLSPHHTVC